The Paenibacillus sp. FSL R7-0204 genome includes a region encoding these proteins:
- a CDS encoding mismatch-specific DNA-glycosylase yields MEEVRDHLDHGLQIVFIGFNPSIRSGELGHHYANPRNNFWRILHKSGLTPRLYEAFEDGELLKLGYGFTNIVARPTVGAEDITREEYAKGRELLRAKLEEYRPEIACFVGKGVYTEFSRRTTAAWGFQEGIAPVVDGVREFVAPSSSGLVRMPMPEIIGIYSQLRDFTEEQEP; encoded by the coding sequence ATGGAAGAGGTACGGGATCATCTGGATCATGGACTCCAGATTGTCTTCATCGGGTTCAATCCCAGCATCCGCTCCGGAGAACTGGGTCATCATTATGCCAATCCGCGTAATAACTTCTGGCGCATACTGCATAAGTCCGGGCTGACGCCGCGGTTATATGAAGCTTTCGAGGACGGGGAGCTGCTGAAGCTGGGGTACGGCTTCACCAACATCGTCGCCCGCCCCACCGTAGGCGCTGAAGATATCACCCGGGAGGAGTACGCCAAGGGCCGTGAGCTCCTGCGGGCCAAGCTGGAGGAATACCGCCCGGAGATTGCCTGCTTTGTCGGCAAGGGCGTGTACACAGAATTCAGCCGCAGAACTACAGCCGCCTGGGGCTTCCAGGAAGGCATTGCTCCGGTGGTGGATGGCGTCCGGGAGTTCGTCGCCCCATCCTCCAGCGGCCTGGTCCGCATGCCGATGCCGGAGATCATCGGAATCTACTCACAGCTGCGTGACTTCACGGAGGAGCAGGAGCCTTAA
- a CDS encoding GntR family transcriptional regulator: MFELDVRSRKPIYEQLTDKVKELIMHGILRADEQLPSVRALSSQLTVNPNTIQKAYRELEREGYIYSLQGKGNFVAALQQGQSESKRAELKEALLRLMAEAVYLGFTETEISSLYRQALDIRREESSHD; encoded by the coding sequence ATGTTCGAGTTGGATGTACGCAGCCGCAAGCCGATCTATGAACAGCTGACCGACAAGGTGAAGGAGTTGATTATGCATGGTATTCTGCGGGCGGATGAACAGCTGCCTTCGGTGCGGGCGTTATCCTCGCAGCTTACCGTGAATCCCAATACGATCCAGAAGGCCTACAGGGAGCTGGAGCGCGAGGGTTATATCTATTCGCTGCAGGGCAAGGGGAACTTCGTAGCCGCGCTGCAGCAGGGCCAAAGTGAGAGCAAACGGGCAGAGCTGAAGGAAGCGCTGCTGCGGCTGATGGCAGAAGCAGTCTACCTCGGGTTCACGGAGACGGAGATCAGTTCCCTGTACCGCCAGGCGCTGGATATTAGAAGAGAGGAGAGCAGCCATGATTGA
- a CDS encoding polysaccharide deacetylase family protein: MRIKKILLLFMSLFLIMGLVQVPANAKGDSTILKLGVNDKLSKVEAVSVKGTYYVPLRALADELKWTLTGLTEGIHVAGGTGSLTLLSKDGGAVLKDGTTVPMSTFVQDGKLMAPLKVSGYLGYSISYAGDKYLLRVKDGSAQLTDAAFTDKYAADLKPKAPVAPTTPATPVTPTETGKPGRTVYLTFDDGPSATTGELLDILRKYDVQATFFMLGNNMNEHPAQVKRIAKEGYGLALHGVTHRKEKFYASPAAALAEMSGANATLKKLTGVSTTLIRTPYGSKPYFTKSFRDKVLTQGYHLWDWNVDSYDWKYKQNSDRIYNTVMDQVNKLKASKTNPVILMHDQKATLKVLPRILEKLKKEGYTFKLITKDMEPLNFWKDKR, from the coding sequence GCGCATCAAGAAAATTCTGCTCTTATTCATGTCTTTATTCCTAATTATGGGGCTTGTGCAGGTCCCGGCTAACGCTAAAGGTGATAGCACTATTCTTAAACTCGGAGTCAACGATAAATTAAGTAAGGTTGAAGCTGTATCCGTTAAAGGCACTTATTATGTACCGCTGCGTGCGCTTGCGGATGAACTGAAATGGACCCTTACCGGCCTGACGGAAGGGATTCACGTAGCCGGCGGGACTGGTTCGCTTACCTTGCTAAGCAAGGACGGGGGTGCGGTGCTGAAGGACGGCACGACCGTGCCTATGAGCACTTTTGTACAGGACGGCAAGCTCATGGCTCCGCTGAAGGTCAGCGGGTACCTCGGGTATAGCATTTCCTATGCGGGAGATAAATATTTACTTCGTGTGAAGGACGGCTCGGCGCAGCTTACCGATGCAGCGTTTACCGATAAATATGCTGCCGACTTGAAGCCGAAGGCTCCAGTGGCTCCAACGACTCCTGCTACTCCGGTTACACCCACTGAGACGGGCAAGCCGGGCCGGACCGTATACCTGACCTTCGACGACGGCCCGTCGGCAACGACTGGCGAGCTGCTGGATATCCTGCGTAAATATGACGTACAGGCGACCTTCTTCATGCTGGGGAACAACATGAATGAGCATCCCGCCCAGGTGAAGCGGATTGCGAAGGAAGGTTATGGCTTAGCGCTGCATGGCGTGACCCACCGTAAGGAGAAGTTCTATGCCTCTCCTGCAGCGGCGCTTGCCGAGATGTCGGGGGCCAATGCAACTTTGAAGAAGCTGACGGGAGTAAGCACCACACTGATCCGTACGCCATACGGAAGCAAGCCTTATTTCACCAAGTCCTTCCGTGATAAAGTTCTGACGCAGGGATATCATCTCTGGGACTGGAACGTGGATTCCTATGACTGGAAATACAAGCAAAACAGCGACAGAATCTATAACACCGTGATGGATCAGGTAAATAAGCTGAAGGCGTCCAAGACCAACCCGGTAATTCTGATGCATGACCAGAAGGCTACACTCAAGGTGCTGCCGCGTATTCTGGAGAAGCTGAAGAAGGAAGGCTATACCTTCAAGCTCATTACGAAGGATATGGAGCCGCTCAATTTCTGGAAGGATAAACGCTGA
- a CDS encoding TetR/AcrR family transcriptional regulator produces the protein MGETEDKIRTPQQERSIRTKEAIIRAAMQLFSDKGFYQTNTKEIAAAAGVSTGSFYSYFVDKRAVFIEVLHKYGDELMAEVERSMAEINFNTIERTELILHLIDTLLLSHKAFIGYHKDLNIMYHSDEAIKQLMDAQYESGRLKTLSYLQMGQDELKTADMEAASIIVFESVSAIVDFISFSPQRIAVDRLKSELVHMLVQYLYK, from the coding sequence ATGGGTGAAACAGAGGACAAGATTAGAACTCCGCAGCAGGAGCGCAGTATACGAACGAAGGAAGCCATTATCCGGGCCGCGATGCAGCTGTTCTCGGACAAGGGCTTCTATCAGACGAACACAAAGGAGATTGCAGCAGCAGCCGGGGTCTCGACCGGGAGCTTCTACTCCTATTTTGTGGATAAAAGGGCCGTATTCATTGAAGTGCTCCACAAATACGGGGATGAGCTGATGGCCGAGGTCGAGCGGTCGATGGCAGAGATTAATTTCAATACGATCGAACGTACGGAGCTGATCCTGCATCTGATAGACACGCTTCTGCTCTCGCATAAAGCTTTTATCGGGTATCACAAGGATCTTAACATTATGTATCACAGTGATGAAGCCATCAAGCAGTTGATGGATGCCCAGTACGAGTCCGGCCGGCTCAAGACGCTGTCCTATCTTCAGATGGGGCAGGATGAACTGAAGACTGCGGATATGGAGGCAGCTTCGATCATTGTGTTTGAGTCCGTGAGTGCTATTGTTGACTTCATTTCCTTCTCGCCGCAGCGGATCGCTGTGGACCGGCTGAAGTCAGAGCTGGTTCATATGCTGGTGCAATATCTGTACAAGTAA
- a CDS encoding MFS transporter, translating to MGIGMRRALSFTAIVLGFFMALLDTTIINIALPEMTRQFGGSVSQVSWVMNGYNLAFAVFILTASRLADQFGRKKVFLIGVGMFTLSSLLAGLSTSLGMLILFRVIQGLAGAIIVPVTIPLSTTTFPKEMHGLIIGIWGAVSGVAAASGPALGGILTQKLSWEWIFFVNVPLGLLSIGLTAMFIQESRDDSAGRSIDYGGMLGITGGMFCITYALIKVQDYGWSSRPFLGLMVAGVLFVVFFFLTQSKGKEPMLPLSLLKIRAFNSTSVSMIVLGAALMNISLLTSFYLTRVMGVSELKAGLVLSTMALGSIASSAVSGPLSAKYGSSLFAAAGMVLVGGATYSMSGLEADSTLGAVMLRLAATGFGVGLSMPPVMSSAIRVVPEDKVGIASGVTNMAKALGSVLGVAIIVTVLQHNTTRELSAANSAGTEAGAGVIRQQQAAVDAFSQTYKFAGYLLLPGIGAALFSDECRQRRSSSVHVQ from the coding sequence ATGGGGATTGGAATGCGCAGAGCTTTATCCTTTACGGCGATTGTGCTGGGATTTTTCATGGCGCTGCTGGATACGACCATTATTAATATTGCCCTGCCGGAGATGACCCGCCAGTTCGGGGGGAGTGTGTCGCAGGTATCCTGGGTGATGAACGGCTATAACCTGGCATTTGCCGTGTTTATCCTGACTGCCTCGCGTCTGGCCGATCAGTTCGGACGGAAGAAGGTATTTCTCATTGGCGTGGGGATGTTCACACTGAGCTCTCTGCTGGCCGGACTCTCCACTTCCCTAGGCATGCTGATTCTGTTCAGGGTCATTCAAGGCTTGGCGGGAGCCATTATTGTGCCGGTTACCATTCCGCTAAGCACCACCACCTTTCCCAAAGAAATGCACGGATTGATTATAGGCATATGGGGGGCCGTCTCGGGAGTGGCTGCGGCAAGCGGTCCGGCGCTTGGCGGAATACTGACACAGAAGCTGAGCTGGGAGTGGATTTTTTTTGTGAACGTACCGCTTGGGCTGTTGAGTATAGGGCTGACCGCTATGTTCATTCAGGAGTCACGGGATGATTCAGCAGGAAGGTCCATAGACTATGGCGGAATGCTGGGGATTACAGGAGGGATGTTCTGCATTACATATGCCTTGATAAAAGTGCAGGACTACGGCTGGAGCTCGCGCCCGTTCCTGGGATTGATGGTTGCGGGGGTGTTGTTTGTGGTGTTCTTTTTTCTTACGCAGTCTAAGGGGAAGGAGCCGATGCTGCCCCTATCCCTGCTGAAGATCAGAGCCTTCAACAGTACCTCGGTATCAATGATCGTGCTGGGGGCGGCGCTGATGAATATTTCGCTGCTGACCTCCTTTTATCTGACCCGGGTGATGGGGGTATCGGAGCTGAAGGCAGGGCTGGTCCTCTCAACTATGGCCTTAGGCTCCATCGCCAGCTCGGCTGTATCCGGACCGCTCTCTGCGAAATACGGCAGCAGTCTGTTCGCCGCAGCGGGAATGGTGCTGGTTGGCGGTGCAACCTATTCCATGAGCGGACTTGAGGCCGATTCTACGCTGGGTGCGGTGATGCTCCGGCTTGCGGCGACCGGCTTCGGCGTGGGACTCTCGATGCCGCCTGTGATGTCATCGGCGATCCGGGTTGTTCCTGAAGACAAGGTCGGCATCGCCTCGGGGGTGACGAATATGGCGAAGGCGCTGGGAAGTGTGCTCGGTGTGGCCATCATCGTCACTGTGCTCCAGCACAATACAACCCGGGAGCTGAGCGCGGCGAATTCCGCAGGCACAGAGGCGGGGGCCGGGGTAATAAGACAGCAGCAGGCGGCTGTGGATGCGTTCAGTCAGACCTATAAGTTCGCAGGCTACCTGCTGCTCCCGGGTATCGGCGCTGCCCTGTTCAGCGATGAATGCAGACAGCGGCGGAGCAGCAGTGTTCATGTTCAATAG
- a CDS encoding ABC transporter ATP-binding protein: MIEIRGVSKIFQEEQAVNGLSLTVPKGAIYGLLGSNGAGKTTLLKMLAGIYRPDTGSVKVGGQPVYESPEVKRSLFFMPDSPYFFPQATMKSMAEFYRSIYTQWSQKRYEELIAVFRLDPRRRLSRFSKGMQRQAAFLLALSCMPDALIMDEPIDGLDPVMRRQIKNLLFQEVAERELTVLISSHNLREIEDLCDHVGIMHEGRMLVEKDLDDLKADTHKIQVAFRDVRHAAALESKLQILHQEQRGSVSLYIVKGERERISQAFHVYDPYVYDLLPLTLEEIFIYEMGGAGYDAQPIIL, encoded by the coding sequence ATGATTGAGATACGCGGAGTGAGCAAGATTTTTCAGGAGGAACAGGCTGTGAACGGCCTCTCGCTGACGGTACCCAAAGGGGCCATCTACGGATTGCTGGGATCTAACGGGGCAGGTAAAACCACGCTCCTGAAGATGCTTGCGGGCATCTATCGCCCGGATACAGGGAGTGTGAAGGTGGGCGGGCAGCCTGTCTATGAATCACCGGAGGTGAAGCGCAGCTTGTTCTTCATGCCGGATAGCCCATACTTCTTCCCGCAGGCCACGATGAAGAGTATGGCGGAATTCTACCGCTCGATCTATACACAGTGGAGCCAAAAGAGGTACGAGGAGCTGATTGCAGTGTTCCGGCTCGATCCCCGGCGCAGACTCAGCCGCTTCTCCAAAGGGATGCAGCGGCAGGCCGCCTTCCTGCTGGCGCTTAGCTGCATGCCGGATGCGCTGATTATGGACGAGCCGATCGATGGACTGGACCCGGTGATGCGCCGCCAGATCAAGAATCTGCTGTTCCAGGAAGTCGCCGAGCGCGAGCTTACCGTGCTGATCTCCTCGCATAATCTGCGCGAGATTGAGGATCTGTGCGACCATGTCGGCATTATGCATGAGGGCCGGATGCTCGTGGAGAAGGATCTGGATGATCTGAAGGCCGACACGCACAAGATTCAGGTTGCTTTCCGTGACGTACGTCACGCGGCGGCGCTGGAATCAAAGCTGCAGATTCTTCATCAGGAGCAGCGGGGAAGCGTCAGCCTGTACATTGTAAAAGGAGAGCGGGAGCGGATCAGCCAGGCTTTTCATGTCTATGACCCGTATGTGTATGACCTGCTTCCGCTGACGCTGGAGGAAATCTTTATCTATGAAATGGGGGGGGCCGGTTATGACGCGCAGCCGATTATTCTGTAA